The Ipomoea triloba cultivar NCNSP0323 chromosome 13, ASM357664v1 genomic interval AAATTCCTGCTGAAGTTGTTTCCTGCAAATTATAGGAGAGAAAATTAAGATAGGCAAAACTAAAGTTTCCCTCAAGCAAACAAAGATAAGTGACTACCAcgaaattttgtttaaaaaaaaaaaaccctgaCAAATCCACTCACTTTGACAGGACATCTGTAAGAAGAGGCAGTTTTTTAAGTTTATTGATAGCAGGTTTAGACTGTCTATTCAGCTCAGCATCTTCTTCTGCAACAACTTCTAGTTCTGCCATGACATTCTCAACTAACAATGAAATCTCTTGGgcacttttttcatttttcttttttttctttcccatcttgaatagttcctttatctcgtCATCTTCTTCGCCTTCTTCTGCCTAGCAATAGTAAAACAGGAAAAAGTTAAGCAACCACTAGGCAACCGCATTGCCCTACCAAAGACTGAAACATAAACCAGGAAGCTTCCAGTGCAATGCAATGGAAAAAAGTCATACACCTCCCATATGGAAACAAAGACAAAGGAAACTCGGAAAatacaaacaactaataatgtaTAATGAACAGTAAATTCCAATGATCTGCAATCAGAAAAGAAACAAATACAGCAATAGAAATATAGAATTGTCACCTGTGGATAGCTTCCAGGAGATCGTTGTTCATGATCACTTCCGTACCTGTCAGCAGGATCTACACCACTATCATCTATGAAGTTATCGTCATCAATTGTCTTAGCACCATCTCGGTCATCCTACAGCatccaaaaacaaacaaattaaccATGTGCCATAATGTCACCACAAATCAAGTGCAATGACTTTGATGCATTCAGTGGGAAACTCATGTTCTCATAACAAAAACATCATGAGATCCTCCTGTTGCAACTTTCAAAAACTGTAACCaagattttgtttgtttatggAACCCCACTGCTGACTAACCAGATTGAATTAAAAAGATAATCTAATAATTTAGCTTATTAAATCAGGTATTGCAGCAGAAATAAACTCCATCACACTGGTCATCTCTAAGCCAAGAAACCATATATAGTAAAGCCAAACATTTCAATCAAAACCCAGCTATCTTGACCAACTTTTGAGACATTCTGAGtgaatatatcaaattttaaaactgCAATATTGACAACATTTCAAAAACTCAtctataaattgtatatttatttgtttcatAATTCTTCAATGCTACAGTTGGATCAACCAATTCAAATGCTCCCTACTATAGCATAAAACCATCAAATACAACGGATAAATACCAAAAATTCATATTATAGTTAGTAGccaaaaacaatataattgaaATGGAACATTAATAACAGAGCCACAAACCTCAGAATCTCCACCAGCAACAGTGTCCCACAACTCCTTAAGCTCCTCCTGATCACCATCATTGCCCCTCCGGCTTGCGCCAGAGTACCCTCCATTCTTCCTCAACTTAAACTTTTTCTCACCTTTATCCctcttcttctctttcctcTTCTCCCCACCGCTCTCCTTCTCAAACCGTTTCCTCTTCCCACCGTCGGAATACGAAGGTCCACCGCCATCAGACTCATCTCTTACCATCCCCGCCATGCCATCATCATAAGCATCCTCATCCGCAAACCCAAGATCCGGAGCGGTGTCTTTCCCACCACCGGACTTCTTAATCAACCGCTTCCTGGGCTTCGATTTGTAATCGTCGTCATAAACAGGAGTCGGCGAGCGTTCGCGCTGCCGCTGGTCCCATCCATCGTCATCAAGGATGTTGTCCTGGGGATCGTGATCGGACTGGATATCCTCATCAAAATCCACCAACGCCTCTCCGTCCTCGTCTCTGTACCTGCAAGATCGAAAACAACGGAAAAGCATTCAACACACAAACCCTAATTCAAACTCATCAACATCGGACCAACCACCAAATTCACTACGTACAAAAAACATGAGAATTCGATTGaaacagaaagaaaaaaaaaacttacggATCGTTTTCGTAACCCATGGCCGAGTGGTGTTGCTGCTGAGAAGAGGAGAGATGTTTggattagggtttttttttcttttaatttttagcaGTAAATCATTATCTCAGCATCGATGCCCTTATCTAATATATACTCCGTGCCAGTGTATGACCAAGTACCTAATACGCCCAACCTTTTTCTTGATTTCAGGAATTTAAGCCGTAAGCAAATGAGGACCAGCAATGTTTTATAGggaaatttcatatttatatcaAAGGTGTCGTCCATTGAATATAGTCCTTTGTTAATTTACTAGTTTTCAGATGCACGATTGaaccaatgcgtatttttaaattaaattaatgttcTTTAACTGGTTAAAGTAATCATATAACAATGAGAgagaaaatgttaaaaaaatttatatttagataaaagataaagaaattaaaaataacggaattaataaaaaaacgctaaattaataaaaataaaaaaaaaatagtcttgatgtttatatatattttaataaaaggtaacgaaattgtaaatagctaaataacaactaaagtaagtaaaaacaaataaaccactaacTATAAATCACATTGAGTAGAGTAAATTAATTTGTCTTAGTGCGGATTTGCTGAGGCTCttttcatcttctccatctttAGTGAAGTTGagtttcctttttgttggttgtGTCTTTATTGCATCTTGTCTACTGGTGGTAGTGAATGAGAATGATTCGTGCAATGATGTTATAGTATATGATACCATGTTTTTACCTTGTTGTGTATAGGATTGAGACctcaattgtattatatattctaGATCTTATAAATGGTTATTGATATGTGGAATTCGTAGTTGTTGACCCTGCAAGATGCATATCTAGTTAGTTATAGGttaatttagggtgtgtttggttcgtgggtttaggcataaggtatgggtatcaaagtgattgttattgtttggttgataggtttttagaatactactatgggtttggaacaccccattaattgaaaaacccataccctaatgaaataagggtttcatttcccttattcctttcttcctcaactattaataatcattctcattccaccatactaccaaacatgtaaaatactttcacca includes:
- the LOC116002126 gene encoding protein IWS1 homolog 1, yielding MGYENDPYRDEDGEALVDFDEDIQSDHDPQDNILDDDGWDQRQRERSPTPVYDDDYKSKPRKRLIKKSGGGKDTAPDLGFADEDAYDDGMAGMVRDESDGGGPSYSDGGKRKRFEKESGGEKRKEKKRDKGEKKFKLRKNGGYSGASRRGNDGDQEELKELWDTVAGGDSEDDRDGAKTIDDDNFIDDSGVDPADRYGSDHEQRSPGSYPQAEEGEEDDEIKELFKMGKKKKKNEKSAQEISLLVENVMAELEVVAEEDAELNRQSKPAINKLKKLPLLTDVLSKKQLQQEFLDHGVLTLLKNWLEPLPDGSLPNINIRAAILKILTDYPIDLEQYDRREQLKKSGLGKVIMFLSKSDEETTSNRKLAKDLVDKWSRPIFNKSTRFEDMKNYEEERAAFRRPPVKKPMNKASGMQSRDDDLDLAEFSQGQKSGQSSTRQLTSRPEAMSMDFVVRPQSKVDPDEVRARAKQIVQDQRRQKMNKRLQQLKAPKKKSLQASKISVEGRGMVKYL